TCCTGGAGGATGTCACCATCTCCGCCTGGAAGGTGGGGTTCCTGGGATCCGCGGAGGGTGTCAGCGCCGTGGCCGAGGTGCTCTCCGACTACCCGGACGTGCCGCTCGTGGCCTACATGCCCAACCTGTCCTGGGTCGAGGAAGACGACCAGGCGGCCTACCTCGACGCCTACCGCGAGCTGGTGCTGCCGCAGGCCGAGGTGCTCGTGGGCAGCCACCAGACCCTCACCGACTTCCTGCTGCCCGAGTGGAACAACGACCGCCCGGCCTCGCCGCGCGAACTCGCGGTGGCCGCCGCCGAACACGGCACGCGCTTCGTGCTCGTGAGCAGCGTGCCCCTGCCCGACCAGTTCCTCGACAACGTGCTGGCCTCGCCCCAGGGCGCCATCACCGGCGAGAAGTTCGAACGCTTCGAGGTGAGCTTCGTGGGCGCCGGCGACACGCTGGCCGCCTCGCTCGCCGCCCTGCTGGCCTCGGGGGCCGAGCTGCACGCCGCCGTCGGCGAGGCGCTCGCGTTCCTCGACCAGTCGCTCGACGCGGGCTTCCGCCCCGGCATGGGCAACGTCATCCCCGACCGCTTCTTCTGGGCCCTGCCCCCGGGCGAGGAGGAGGAAGGCGACGGCGGCCCGGCGGCCGACACGGGCGCGGCCGACGACGACAACCTGCCCAAGGACCCGCGGCATGTCCACTGAGCCCCGCTCGACCCTGACCAACGACTCCCTCTTCGAACGTGCCCGCCGGGTGATCCCCGGCGGTGTGAACTCGCCCGTGCGCGCCTTCCGCGCCGTGGGCGGCACACCGCGGTTCATCCAGCGCGCCGAGGGTGCGTACATGATCGACGCCGAGGGCCGGCGCTACATCGACTACATCGGCTCCTGGGGCCCGATGATCCTCGGCCACGGCCACCCCGCGGTGGTCGAGGCGGTGCAGAAGGCCGTGCTCGAGGGCTTCTCGTTCGGCGCCCCCACCGAACGCGAGATCGAACTCGCCGAGGAAATCCTGAAGCTCGTGCCCACGATGGATCAGGTGCGCCTGGTCAGCTCGGGCACCGAAGCCTGCATGAGCGCGCTGCGCCTCGCGCGCGGCGCCACCGGCCGCCCGAAGATCATCAAGTTCGAGGGCTGCTACCACGGCCACGCCGACTCGCTGCTCGTGAAGGCCGGCTCCGGCCTCGCCACGTTCGGCCACCCCACCAGCGCCGGCGTGCCGCCCGAGGTGGTGCAGCACACGCTCGTGCTCGAGTACAACCACATCGGCCAGATCGAGGAAGCCTTCGCACGCGACGGCAGCCAGATCGCCTGCGTGGTGATCGAACCCATCGCCGGCAACATGAACTTCGTGCGCGCGAGCGTGCCGTTCATGAAGCGCGTGCGTGAACTGTGCGACCAGCACGGCGCGCTGCTCGTGTTCGACGAGGTCATGACCGGTTTCCGCGTGGGCCTCGGCAGCGCGCAGGGGATCTACGCCAAGGCGCTGCCGGGCTTCGCGCCCGACATCAGCGTGTTCGGCAAGGTGATCGGCGGCGGCATGCCGCTGGCCGCGTTCGGCGCGCGCCGCGCGGTGATGGAACAGCTCGCGCCGCTCGGCCCCGTCTACCAGGCCGGCACGCTGTCGGGCAACCCGGTGGCCACCGCCTGCGGCCTCGCCACGCTGAAGGAAATCCAGAAGCCCGGCTTCTTCGAGGACCTGGCGGCCCGCACCCGCACGCTGCTCGACGGCCTGCTGGGCGCCGCGCGCGACAACGGCGTGCCGATGGTGGGCGACTGCGAAGGCGGCATGTTCGGCTTCTTCTTCACGAAGGCCGGCGAAGGCCTGCCGCAGAACTACCCCACGGTGATGGCGACCGACAAGGAACGCTTCAACACCTTCTTCCACGGCCTGCTCGACCGCGGCGTGTACCTCGCCCCGGCGCTGTACGAGGCCGGCTTCGTCAGCGCGGCGCACACCGCCCGGGACATCGACGACACCGTGGCCGCGGCCCGGATCGTGCTTCGCTGAAGGCCACCGCGCCGCCCGCGCGGCGCCACCGATACACCCCCATGCACATCCACATCCTAGGCATCTGCGGCACCTTCATGGGCGGCCTGGCCGCCCTCGCGCGCGAAGCCGGCCACCGCGTGACCGGCTGCGACGCGGGCGTCTACCCGCCCATGAGCGACCAGCTCCGCGCGCTCGGCATCGACCTGATCGAAGGCTTCGATGCCGACCAGGTGAAGCTCGCACCCGACCTGTTCGTGATCGGCAACGTCGTCTCGCGAGGCAACCCTTTGATGGAAGCCATCCTCGACGCCAACCTCGCGTACACCAGCGGCCCGCAGTGGCTCGCCGACAACGTGCTGCGCGGCCGCCACGTGCTGGCCGTCGCCGGCACGCACGGCAAGACCACCACCACGTCGATGCTCGCGTGGATCCTCGACCAGGCCGGCCTGGACAACGGCTTCCTGGTGGGGGGCGTGCCGCAGAACTTCGGCGTGTCCGCGCGCCTGGGCGGCGGCAGCCCGTTCGTCATCGAGGCCGACGAGTACGACACGGCCTTCTTCGACAAGCGCAGCAAGTTCGTGCACTACCGGCCGCGCACGGCCATCCTGAACAACCTCGAGTTCGACCACGCCGACATCTTCCCGGACCTGGCCGCCATCGAGACCCAGTTCCACCACCTGGTGCGCACCGTGCCGGCCTCGGGCCGCCTCGTCGTGAACGCGCGCGAGGAATCGCTGCAGCGCGTGCTGGAGCGCGGCTGCTGGAGCGAGGTGGTGCGGTTCGGCGTGCGCAAGGAAACGCCCGGCGCGCTGCGCGCCCGCGGCGAACCCCATGCCTTCGACGTGCTGCGCGGCAGCCTGAAGATCGCCCGCGTCGACTGGCCGCTGCTCGGCGAACACAACCAGCTCAACGCGCTGGCGGCCATCGCCGCGGCCGAACACGTGGGCGTGGACCCCGAGGTCGCCGGCAAGGCCCTGGCCACCTTCCAGAACGTGCGCCGTCGCCTGGAACTGAGCGGCGAGGCCGGTGGCGTGAAGGTCTACGACGACTTCGCCCACCACCCCACCGCCATCCGCACCACCATCAACGGCCTGCGCCGCAAGGTGGGCGACAGCCAGCGCATCCTCGCCGTGTTCGAGCCCCGCTCCAACACGATGAAGCTCGGCACCATGAAGGCCATGCTGCCGTGGTCGCTGGAAGAAGCCGACCTGTCGTTCTGCCACCAGGGCAACCTCGGCTGGGACGCGCGCGAGGCGCTCGCGCCCATGGGCGACAAGGCCATCGTGGCCGACACCATCGACGCGCTGGTCGCGGCCGTGCGCAAGGAAGCGCGGCCGGGCGACCACGTGCTGTGCATGAGCAACGGCGGCTTCGGCGGCATCCACGGCAAGCTGCTCGCGGCGCTCGCCTGACGTCGCGCCTCAGCCGAGCAGGAAGCCCCGCACGAGGTCCCCGGCGTTCGCCGGGTCCTCCTGCATGAAGCAGTGCCCGCCCGGCACCTGCATCGCGCGCACGTGGCGGTTCACCCGGCCCGCACGGCGCGCCGCCCGCGCCACGAACGGGAAGCTCCGCTCTCCGTGCAGCAGCAGCGTGGGCTTCGCGATGGCCTTCACCGACGGCCACAACCGGGCCGGCGACGACGAGAAGATCTCGGCCTCGAGCCACGGCGCGCACTTGAGCGCCACCTCGCCCGCGTCGTCGCGCAGGCCGTGGGCCACGAAGGCCCGCAGCGCATCGTCGGTCCACGTCTTGTAGGCACCGCGCCCGTGCAGCGCCTCGAAGGCGGCCTCGCGGTCCGGCCACTGCGCGCGGCGCCGGGCCGCGCCCTTGGCGAGCGGGTTGTGGCGGGACAGGCCCAGTGCCTCCATGCCCTTGAGCATCGCCAGCATCGCGGGCGGGAACAGCACGGGGTCGAGCAGCACCAGCCGCTCGAACGGTTGCCCCGGCAGCGCGGCGATCAGCACGGTCAGCACACCGCCGAAGCTGTGGCCGGCCGCATGCACCGGCACGCCGCCGTACAGCGCGCGGTGTGCCTGGAACGCGGCCAGCGCCGCCAGGGCGTTGCGGTTCCAGCCGGCGAAGTGTTCACCGGGGTCGCTGTCGCCATGGCCCTGCAGGTCGCACAGCCACAGGTCGAAATGCTCGGCGAGCCTCGCCAGCATGGGGTCGTACGTGCGCCCGCACAGGCCGTTGCCGTGCAGGAAGTGGAGCACGGGTTTGCCCGAGGGCGGCGAACGCCAGCCGCGCAACGCGGGGGCACCGCTGCCCGGCGCATGGGACCAGGGGACGAGGTCCACGGCGTCAGGTCCGCGTCATCGAGGCCTTGAGCGCCTCGGTCAGCAGGCCCAGGCTGTCCTGCAGGTGGGCGCGGGACTCGATCGACAGACCCGGCCGCGCCGCCGCGGTGCGCAGCGACGCCTGCAGCTCGGTGGCACGGTACCGCACGAGGCTCAGCGCGTCGGGTGGCAGCGGGCCACCGCGGACCAGCAGCGCCTGCACGCGCTTCAAGTGCTCGCGCTGCAGGTTGCGGCGCAGGCCGTCGATCTCGCGGCCGGTCTTGAGTTCGCTCCACACCGCGTCCTGCAGCGTGCCGTACACCTCGGCGAGCGAGATGATGCCCTTGCGCTTCGCCGGCTCCACGTACAGCGGCAACTCCAGCACGCGCGTGGCGGTGCCGGCGCTCATCAGGCGGTCGAGCGCGATGGTCTGCACCGACAGCACCGAGCCCGGGATGCTCACCGGCCCCGTGCGCTCCCATTCGTTGTAGTCGGGCGCGAGGCTCGCGAGGAACCGCGGCTGGAAGCGGAAGCTGTCGGCGCTGAAGATGCCCTGCGTCAGGAAGCGCAGCGCGTCGCGCTGCTTGGCCGGGTCCACCGGCACGTAGGTGGGCCGGGTGCCGGTGCCGGGCAGCTCGCGCGTGGTGTTCATGCCGCCCACGTACTTGCCGACGAGCGTGGTGCTCGCCTGCAACTGGCGGAAGCCGCTCAGCAGCACGCGGCGCGCTCGGGTGAGGTCGTCGCCGGGTTGCTGCGGCCGGGCCTGCACCCGCTGCCACAGCTCGCGCGAGAGTTCGAGCCGGCGGCGGTAGTAGGCGAGCGGGTCGTCGCCCAGGTCGAAGCGGTTGACGAGCGGGTCGACCCCGTCGTTCGAGGCCTCGACGTCGTCGGCGTACGCGAGCAGCGGGTCGGTGCCGCTGCGGGCGGCGATGCGCCCGAGTTCGGCGGCTTCGTCGGCCGGCGCGACGGGCTTGTACGCGTACTCGATGGCCCAGTAGTCGTACGGCCCGAGCGTGGTGTTGTTCAGCGTGCTGGGCCGCTCGCCGGCCAGCGGCAGGTTGTAGGCGTTGTAGTCCATCACCGAGCCCGAGAGCCCGTGCGACTCGGTGAACGCCGCGTCGCGCAGCTGCGAGCGCGTGACCACGGTGGACGCCTTGAAGTTGTGCTTCAGCCCGAGCGTGTGGCCCACCTCGTGGGTGATGGTGTCCTTGATGACGGACTGCACCAGCGCCTCGGCCTCGGGGCCGTCGGGTGCGAGGTCGCCGCGCGCCTCGAGCAGGTCGAGCGCGAAGTCCATCTCGGCGCGGGCCTCCTGGGCGTAGTCGCAGGCGGCCTCGTGGCCGTGGTCGTGTGCCACCGGGGCCGCGCCGATGTCCTCGACCAGCACGCGCCGCGCGCTGCGGCCGAAGACGTCGCTCATCGCGATGTCGGCGTCGATGATCTCGCCGGTGCGCGGGTCGGACTGGTGCGGCCCCACGGCCATGCCGGCATCGCGGCCCACGAACCAGCGGATGGACGCGTGGCGGGCGTCGAGCGTGTCGAAGTCGTCGCCGTCCTGCTGCTGGCGCACGACGATCGCGTCGCGGAAGCCGATCTTCTCGAAGGCCTTGTTCCACTCGAGCACGCCCGCCTCCACCGACTTGCGGTAGCGCAGCGGGATGTTCTTGTCGAGCCAGTAGACGATGGGCTCCTTCGGCGGCGACAGCTCGGCCGCCGGGTCGGCCTTCTCCAGGCGCCAGCGCGCGATGTGGTGGACACGCGCGTTGTAGCGCAGGTCGTTGCTGAAGTCGGTGTACGGGTCGGTGAAGTGGCCGAGGCGCGGGTCGGCGCGGCGCGGCACCATCGGCTGCTCGGGCAGCTTCGTGAAGCTGTAGACGTGGCCCACGAAGAGGCTGCGCGGATCGGGCAACGCGGTGGGCGGCGGCACGGCGGTGGGGACCGGCACCAGCGGCGGCGCGGGCATCCGGGCCATGCCGTAGTGCAGGCGCACGGCGACGGTCGCGAGGTCGTCGGTGGCGCGGGTCTTCTCGAAGAACGAGTTGCCGCGGTCGAGCGTGTACGGCAGGCGGTACGCGGTGTCGATGCGCGTGGCGTAGCCCGGGAGGTCGGCGAGCAGGAAGGCCGCGTCGACCAGCACCGACTTGCGTTCGGGATGCGGGGCACTCGCGATCGTGGCCGAGGCCAGCAGGCTGTTCGAGAAGCCCTGCTCCACCACGAGCTTCATCTGCGGGTTGGTGGCGACGAAGTCGGTGTTCAGCGCGACGAGCTGGAGCTGCGTGGCGCCGATGCGGCGGAAGCTCGCGAGCCACGAGGTCCCCATCTGGGCCGCGTACAGGCCGCGCTCGCCCACGGAATGCGAGACGTTGGTGGAGAAGAGGAACGGCTTGTCGAGCAGGTCGACGGGCACCTCGAGCCAGAGCTTCTCGTCCTTGCGCCACAGCGACAGGAACCCGGCCTGGCGCGTGGCGCCCTTGACGACGTCGTCGAACGGGCGCGGCGCCGCGGGATCGGGGCGCGCGGTGGGCGCGGAGGCCCCCGAGGCCGGGGCCTGGGGCAACGACGGCGTCGCCGTGGCGAACCGGGGGGCCACGGGTGCGGCCGCGGGGGCCGCCGCAGCCGGTGCGCCCGGCGGCGCGACCGTGGCGCACCCGGACAGCACGAGGGCCGCCAGCGGCAGCAGGGCGAAACGACGGGGGACGGCGAGGTGCACGAAGTTCACGAAGGGTCCTGGAGATCGGTTGGGGCGGCTGGCCAAGCGAGTGTAGAGGCCCGCTCCGGACCGGAGTTCAGCCGCCCCGTTGCTAGACTGTGCCGTATGCCGCAAGCCTCCCCCCCGGTCACCCACCTGCTGTACCTGCACGGGTTCCGTTCGTCGCCGCAGTCCGCGAAGGCGAAGCAGATGGCCGCCTGGGTCGCGTCGCGTGCGCCGAAGGTCACCTGGTGGTGCCCGCAGCTGCCGCCGTCGCCGCGCGAGGCCGTCGACCAACTGCTGCAGGGCATCGCCGGCTGGCCACGCGACCGCATGGGCATCGTCGGCAGCTCGCTCGGCGGGTTCTACGCCACGGTGCTGGGCGAGCGGATCGGCTGCCCCACCGTCGTGCTGAACCCGGCGGTGGACCCGGCCCGCGACCTCGCGCGCCACATCGGCGAGACCACGCAGTGGCACAGCGACGACACGTTCTTCTTCCGGGAGGAATACGTCGACGAACTCCGGGCGATGACCCCGGGCGCCCTCGCTGTTCCATCTCGTTACTTCGCCGTGATCGCCACCGGCGACGAGGTGCTCGACTGGCGCGAGATGAGCGAGCGCTACCGCGGCGCGCACCTGCGCATCGTGGAAGGCAGCGACCACGGCCTCACCGACTTCGACGAGCACCTGCCACACGTGCTGCGTTTCCTCGGGCTGGTTCCTGGCAGGGACTGAACGAACCGGGCGCCGTTCAGGCGACAATCCCCTTCATGTATGCACTGTTCGATGACGCCGGGAAGTTCCTCGCCGGCCGCGTGATGTCGGAGACGGACACGTCCGCCCAGGTGGAACTCGACTCCGGCAAACGCGTGAAGGTGAAGGCAGCCAACGTGCTGCTCAAGTTCGAGAAACCCGCCCCGGCCGAGCTGCTCGCCGAAGGGCAGCGCCTGGCCGCGGACATCGATCTCGACCTGGCCTGGGAATTCGCCCCCGACGAGGAATTCGGCTTCGCCGACCTCGCCCGCGACTACTTCGACGCCGGCGCCGGCCCCACGCAGCAGGCCGCCGCCCTGTTCCGCCTGTTCGAGGCACCGCACTACTTCCGGCGTGCCGGCAAGGGCCTCTTCAAGAAGGCTCCGGAAGAGATCGTCAAGGCCGCGCTGCTGGGCATCGAGCGCAAGAAGCAGCAGGCCGCCCAGATCGAGGCGTGGGCCGACGAGCTGATCGCCGGCCAGTGCCCCGCGCCCGTGCGCGAGCAGCTCTACAAGATCCTGTTCAAGCCCGACAAGAACGCGTCCGAGTACAAGGCCGTGGTCGAAGCCTCGCGCCGCGCCCACCGCGCGCCGCTCGACCTCCTGACCGCCGCCGGGGCCATCGACTCGCCGTACCAGTTCCACTGGCGCCGCTTCCTGTTCGAGAACTTCCCGAAGGGCACCGGCTTCCCGGCGCTGCAGGCCCCGGCCATCAAGGACACACTGCCGCTCGCGCCCGTCCAGGCGTTCTCGATCGACGACTCGCAGACCACCGAGATCGACGACGCGCTCTCCGTGCAGGGCCTCGGCTCCGGCACCGTCGTGTTCGGCGTGCACATCGCCGCGCCGGGCCTGGCCTTCGGGCCCGAGACCCCGCTCGACAAGGTCGCCCGCGACCGCCTGTCCACCGTCTACATGCCCGGCTACAAGCTGACCATGCTGCCGGACGAGGTGGTGCAGGCCTACACGCTGCAGGAAGGCCGCGACTGCCCGGCCGTCTCGCTGTACGTGACCTTCGACGAGGCCACGCTCGCCGTCCAGGGCTTCGAGACGAAGCTCGAGCAGGTGCCCATCGCGGCGAACCTGCGCCACGACCAGCTCGACACCGTGATCACCGAGGCCACGCTGACCGGCGCCGCGCCGGCCGGCTACGGCTTCGCGCCCGAGCTGGCCTTCGCCTACCGCCTCGCCCAGCACCTGAAGGCCGGCCGTGAAGTCGCCCGCGGCAAGCCCGAGAACTTCAACCGCCCCGACTACAACTTCCGCCTCGACGGCAACGCCGGCGCCGAACCGAAGGGCGACGAGACGGTGGCCATCAGCACCCGCACGCGCGGCTCGCCGCTCGACCTGATCGTGGCCGAGGCCATGATCCTCGCGAACAGCACGTGGGGCGGCTGGCTCAACGAGCTGGGCGTGCCGGGCATCTACCGCAGCCAGGCCAGCATGGCCCCGGGCGTGAAGGTGCGCATGAGCACGAAAGCCGCACCGCACGCCGGCATGGGCGTGGCGCAGTACACCTGGGCCACGTCGCCGCTGCGCCGCTACGTCGACCTCGTGAACCAGTGGCAGATCATCGCGTGCGCCCGCCACGGCCGCACCGCGCTGCTGGCCGCGGCGTTCAAGCCGAAGGACGCGGCGCTGTTCTCCATCATCTCCGGCTTCGACGAGGCCTACACCGCGTACAACGGCTTCCAGAACGGCATCGAACGCTACTGGACGCTGCGCTACCTCGCCCAGAACGGCCTCGACGAACTCGACGCGGCGGTCATGAAGGACGGCCTCGTGCGCGCCGACACGCTGCCGCTCGTGTTCAAGGCCATCGGTGCCGAACGCCTGCCCCGCGGCGCCCGCGTTCGCGTGAAGGTCAACGGCACCGACCTGCTGACCCTCGACGTGCAGGCGAGCGTGCTCGCCCGCATCGACGACCCGTCCACGACCGACGACGACGCGGCGGTGGAGGACAGCGAACTGGAAGACGTGTCCGCCGGCCCGCTGACGCTGGCCATCGACGTCCAAGGCGACAATGGCGCCGAGGACTCCCCGGCGCCCGCCGCCCCCACTCCCTGAACCATGCTGAAAAAAGTCTCGGCCCTGACCGTCGCGATCGGCATCTCGGTGAGCGTGCACGCCGTGCTGCTCACCGTGCGCCTGGTGGACCCCGAAGGGTTCAACCGGTTCTTCGAGGACACCCCGCTGGAGGTGATCCTCGTGAACGCCCGGTCGAACGAGGCGCCCGTGAAGGCCCAGGCCATCGCGCAGGCGAACCTGGCGGGCGGGGGCGAGTCGGCCGCGGGACGGGCCACGTCGCCGCTGCCGTCGGAGTCGTTCACCGAGATCGGCGACGCCCACCAGGACAGCCGCAAGCAGATCGAGGAGCTGCAGGAGGCCCAGCAGCAGTTGCTGGCCCAGCTGCGGCGCGAACTCGCGTCGCTGCCGCCGCCCGACCCGAAGCGCGACCGCGGCGACCCGCAGGAGCGCGCGAAGGAAGAGCAGCGCCGCCAGCGCCTGGAGATGGTGGCCGAGATCGAGAAGCGCATCAACGCCGAGAACGCCCGCCCGAAGCGGCGCTTCATCAGCCCGAGCACGCGCGAGGAGGTCTACGCCCTCTATTACGACCAGCTGCGCCGCAAGATCGAGGAGCGCGGCACGCGCAACTTCCCCGAGCAGAACGGCAAGCGCCTCTACGGCGACCTGACCATGATGATCACGGTCGACTACCGCGGCCAGGTCGTCGAGACCGAGGTGGTGCGCCCCTCGAAGAACGCGCTGCTCGACAAACGCGCCATCGCCATCGTGCAGGCGGCCGCACCGTTCGGGTCGTTCACCACCGCGATGCGCCGGGGTGCCGACCAGCTCGTCATCACGTCGCGCTTCCGCTTCAGCCGCGAGGACGGCCTCGAGACCACGCTGAGCGCCCCGCAGCAGCAGTAACCCACTTTCCCTGACCCCGCCATGTTCCGCTACGTCATCGCCGGCAACCCGGTCGAACACAGCCAGTCGCCGTTCATCCACGCCCGCTTCGCCGAACAGACCGG
This genomic stretch from Piscinibacter gummiphilus harbors:
- the mpl gene encoding UDP-N-acetylmuramate:L-alanyl-gamma-D-glutamyl-meso-diaminopimelate ligase, whose translation is MHIHILGICGTFMGGLAALAREAGHRVTGCDAGVYPPMSDQLRALGIDLIEGFDADQVKLAPDLFVIGNVVSRGNPLMEAILDANLAYTSGPQWLADNVLRGRHVLAVAGTHGKTTTTSMLAWILDQAGLDNGFLVGGVPQNFGVSARLGGGSPFVIEADEYDTAFFDKRSKFVHYRPRTAILNNLEFDHADIFPDLAAIETQFHHLVRTVPASGRLVVNAREESLQRVLERGCWSEVVRFGVRKETPGALRARGEPHAFDVLRGSLKIARVDWPLLGEHNQLNALAAIAAAEHVGVDPEVAGKALATFQNVRRRLELSGEAGGVKVYDDFAHHPTAIRTTINGLRRKVGDSQRILAVFEPRSNTMKLGTMKAMLPWSLEEADLSFCHQGNLGWDAREALAPMGDKAIVADTIDALVAAVRKEARPGDHVLCMSNGGFGGIHGKLLAALA
- a CDS encoding ribonuclease catalytic domain-containing protein, with the protein product MYALFDDAGKFLAGRVMSETDTSAQVELDSGKRVKVKAANVLLKFEKPAPAELLAEGQRLAADIDLDLAWEFAPDEEFGFADLARDYFDAGAGPTQQAAALFRLFEAPHYFRRAGKGLFKKAPEEIVKAALLGIERKKQQAAQIEAWADELIAGQCPAPVREQLYKILFKPDKNASEYKAVVEASRRAHRAPLDLLTAAGAIDSPYQFHWRRFLFENFPKGTGFPALQAPAIKDTLPLAPVQAFSIDDSQTTEIDDALSVQGLGSGTVVFGVHIAAPGLAFGPETPLDKVARDRLSTVYMPGYKLTMLPDEVVQAYTLQEGRDCPAVSLYVTFDEATLAVQGFETKLEQVPIAANLRHDQLDTVITEATLTGAAPAGYGFAPELAFAYRLAQHLKAGREVARGKPENFNRPDYNFRLDGNAGAEPKGDETVAISTRTRGSPLDLIVAEAMILANSTWGGWLNELGVPGIYRSQASMAPGVKVRMSTKAAPHAGMGVAQYTWATSPLRRYVDLVNQWQIIACARHGRTALLAAAFKPKDAALFSIISGFDEAYTAYNGFQNGIERYWTLRYLAQNGLDELDAAVMKDGLVRADTLPLVFKAIGAERLPRGARVRVKVNGTDLLTLDVQASVLARIDDPSTTDDDAAVEDSELEDVSAGPLTLAIDVQGDNGAEDSPAPAAPTP
- the thiD gene encoding bifunctional hydroxymethylpyrimidine kinase/phosphomethylpyrimidine kinase; the protein is MTADAPVSDPNDPSQEGVGPACVMTFNATDPSGAGGLAGDIATIAAMGAHALPVVTAIVLRDTAEVFDHSVIDADVVVEQARSILEDVTISAWKVGFLGSAEGVSAVAEVLSDYPDVPLVAYMPNLSWVEEDDQAAYLDAYRELVLPQAEVLVGSHQTLTDFLLPEWNNDRPASPRELAVAAAEHGTRFVLVSSVPLPDQFLDNVLASPQGAITGEKFERFEVSFVGAGDTLAASLAALLASGAELHAAVGEALAFLDQSLDAGFRPGMGNVIPDRFFWALPPGEEEEGDGGPAADTGAADDDNLPKDPRHVH
- the hemL gene encoding glutamate-1-semialdehyde 2,1-aminomutase, translating into MSTEPRSTLTNDSLFERARRVIPGGVNSPVRAFRAVGGTPRFIQRAEGAYMIDAEGRRYIDYIGSWGPMILGHGHPAVVEAVQKAVLEGFSFGAPTEREIELAEEILKLVPTMDQVRLVSSGTEACMSALRLARGATGRPKIIKFEGCYHGHADSLLVKAGSGLATFGHPTSAGVPPEVVQHTLVLEYNHIGQIEEAFARDGSQIACVVIEPIAGNMNFVRASVPFMKRVRELCDQHGALLVFDEVMTGFRVGLGSAQGIYAKALPGFAPDISVFGKVIGGGMPLAAFGARRAVMEQLAPLGPVYQAGTLSGNPVATACGLATLKEIQKPGFFEDLAARTRTLLDGLLGAARDNGVPMVGDCEGGMFGFFFTKAGEGLPQNYPTVMATDKERFNTFFHGLLDRGVYLAPALYEAGFVSAAHTARDIDDTVAAARIVLR
- a CDS encoding YqiA/YcfP family alpha/beta fold hydrolase; translated protein: MPQASPPVTHLLYLHGFRSSPQSAKAKQMAAWVASRAPKVTWWCPQLPPSPREAVDQLLQGIAGWPRDRMGIVGSSLGGFYATVLGERIGCPTVVLNPAVDPARDLARHIGETTQWHSDDTFFFREEYVDELRAMTPGALAVPSRYFAVIATGDEVLDWREMSERYRGAHLRIVEGSDHGLTDFDEHLPHVLRFLGLVPGRD
- a CDS encoding zinc-dependent metalloprotease: MNFVHLAVPRRFALLPLAALVLSGCATVAPPGAPAAAAPAAAPVAPRFATATPSLPQAPASGASAPTARPDPAAPRPFDDVVKGATRQAGFLSLWRKDEKLWLEVPVDLLDKPFLFSTNVSHSVGERGLYAAQMGTSWLASFRRIGATQLQLVALNTDFVATNPQMKLVVEQGFSNSLLASATIASAPHPERKSVLVDAAFLLADLPGYATRIDTAYRLPYTLDRGNSFFEKTRATDDLATVAVRLHYGMARMPAPPLVPVPTAVPPPTALPDPRSLFVGHVYSFTKLPEQPMVPRRADPRLGHFTDPYTDFSNDLRYNARVHHIARWRLEKADPAAELSPPKEPIVYWLDKNIPLRYRKSVEAGVLEWNKAFEKIGFRDAIVVRQQQDGDDFDTLDARHASIRWFVGRDAGMAVGPHQSDPRTGEIIDADIAMSDVFGRSARRVLVEDIGAAPVAHDHGHEAACDYAQEARAEMDFALDLLEARGDLAPDGPEAEALVQSVIKDTITHEVGHTLGLKHNFKASTVVTRSQLRDAAFTESHGLSGSVMDYNAYNLPLAGERPSTLNNTTLGPYDYWAIEYAYKPVAPADEAAELGRIAARSGTDPLLAYADDVEASNDGVDPLVNRFDLGDDPLAYYRRRLELSRELWQRVQARPQQPGDDLTRARRVLLSGFRQLQASTTLVGKYVGGMNTTRELPGTGTRPTYVPVDPAKQRDALRFLTQGIFSADSFRFQPRFLASLAPDYNEWERTGPVSIPGSVLSVQTIALDRLMSAGTATRVLELPLYVEPAKRKGIISLAEVYGTLQDAVWSELKTGREIDGLRRNLQREHLKRVQALLVRGGPLPPDALSLVRYRATELQASLRTAAARPGLSIESRAHLQDSLGLLTEALKASMTRT
- a CDS encoding alpha/beta fold hydrolase, translating into MDLVPWSHAPGSGAPALRGWRSPPSGKPVLHFLHGNGLCGRTYDPMLARLAEHFDLWLCDLQGHGDSDPGEHFAGWNRNALAALAAFQAHRALYGGVPVHAAGHSFGGVLTVLIAALPGQPFERLVLLDPVLFPPAMLAMLKGMEALGLSRHNPLAKGAARRRAQWPDREAAFEALHGRGAYKTWTDDALRAFVAHGLRDDAGEVALKCAPWLEAEIFSSSPARLWPSVKAIAKPTLLLHGERSFPFVARAARRAGRVNRHVRAMQVPGGHCFMQEDPANAGDLVRGFLLG
- a CDS encoding energy transducer TonB; this translates as MLKKVSALTVAIGISVSVHAVLLTVRLVDPEGFNRFFEDTPLEVILVNARSNEAPVKAQAIAQANLAGGGESAAGRATSPLPSESFTEIGDAHQDSRKQIEELQEAQQQLLAQLRRELASLPPPDPKRDRGDPQERAKEEQRRQRLEMVAEIEKRINAENARPKRRFISPSTREEVYALYYDQLRRKIEERGTRNFPEQNGKRLYGDLTMMITVDYRGQVVETEVVRPSKNALLDKRAIAIVQAAAPFGSFTTAMRRGADQLVITSRFRFSREDGLETTLSAPQQQ